The following proteins are encoded in a genomic region of Garra rufa chromosome 22, GarRuf1.0, whole genome shotgun sequence:
- the kcng3 gene encoding voltage-gated potassium channel regulatory subunit KCNG3 yields the protein MKFGKNICILNVGGTKYAFTREVIKDFPLRRVSRLHSCSSEKEVLEVCDDYDRERNEFFFDRHSEAFVFIMLYVRSGKLRFVPQMCELSFYNEMIYWGLESSHLEFCCQRRLEDRMSDTYTYFSEEDIKAEVESRGEEDQVSRFASESGNARWLERMRRTFEEPASSVAAQILASVSVVFVIMSMVILCASTLPDWDTAKNNTVEEHRIIEAVCIGWFTAECIVRFIVSRDKCEFVRRPLNIIDLLAITPYYVSVAVTALTGENHQLQRAGVTLRVLRMMRIFWLIKLARHFLGLQTLGLTLRRCYREMVMLLVFVCVAMAIFSALAQLLEHGLDLETSNEDYASIPAACWWVIISMTTVGYGDMYPITIPGRVLGGVCVVSGIVLLALPITFIYHSFVQCYHELKFRSARCVRSLSSEFLN from the exons ATGAAGTTTGGGAAGAACATATGCATCCTAAACGTTGGTGGCACCAAGTATGCTTTCACTCGAGAAGTTATAAAGGATTTTCCCCTCCGAAGAGTGAGCAGGCTCCACAGCTGTTCCTCTGAAAAAGAGGTCTTGGAGGTATGTGATGATTATGACCGAGAGAGGAACGAGTTTTTCTTCGACAGGCACTCTGAGGCGTTTGTTTTTATTATGCTTTACGTGCGATCTGGCAAGCTCAGGTTTGTCCCGCAGATGTGCGAGCTTTCCTTTTACAACGAGATGATCTACTGGGGGTTGGAGAGCTCACATTTGGAGTTTTGTTGCCAGCGACGATTGGAGGATAGGATGTCCGACACTTACACGTACTTTTCAGAAGAGGACATCAAGGCAGAGGTGGAGTCCAGAGGTGAGGAGGACCAGGTCAGCAGGTTCGCCTCTGAGAGTGGGAACGCGCGGTGGCTGGAGAGGATGCGGAGGACTTTTGAGGAACCAGCTTCTTCGGTCGCTGCGCAGATCCTGGCATCAGTGTCAGTGGTTTTTGTCATTATGTCTATGGTCATCCTCTGCGCCAGCACTCTGCCCGACTGGGATACTGCAAAAAACAATACAGTGGAGGAACACAG GATTATCGAGGCTGTATGCATCGGCTGGTTCACTGCCGAATGCATAGTGCGCTTCATTGTCTCACGggacaaatgtgagtttgtgcgCCGCCCCCTTAACATTATTGACCTGCTGGCGATCACTCCTTACTACGTGTCTGTCGCTGTGACAGCGCTAACAGGAGAAAACCATCAACTCCAGCGAGCAGGAGTCACTCTGCGTGTGCTACGAATGATGCGCATCTTTTGGCTAATCAAGCTGGCGCGTCACTTCCTCGGGCTGCAGACGCTTGGGCTGACACTGCGCAGGTGCTACCGCGAGATGGTCATGCTGCTGGTGTTCGTCTGCGTCGCAATGGCGATATTCAGCGCCTTAGCACAGCTGCTGGAGCACGGCCTTGACCTGGAGACTAGCAACGAGGACTACGCCAGCATCCCGGCAGCCTGCTGGTGGGTTATTATCTCCATGACGACCGTCGGCTATGGAGACATGTACCCCATCACCATCCCGGGACGCGTGCTGGGTGGCGTGTGCGTTGTGAGTGGCATTGTGCTGCTGGCTCTGCCGATTACCTTTATCTACCACAGCTTTGTGCAGTGCTACCATGAACTCAAATTCCGCTCAGCACGCTGCGTGCGAAGTCTCTCTTCTGAGTTTCTCAACTGA